The segment GGACCGTGAGCCGATCAAGCGGCTGCCGATCCCGGAGGACGTCACCGGCGACGAGATCGACAAGGACGTACGGCAGGAGCTCCAGAGCCTGCCCAAGACGCTCGCCGAGGACGTCGCCAAGAACCTGGTGATGGTCGCGCGGCTGATCGACGAGGACCCCGAGGGCGCCTACGGGTACTCGAAGGTGGCCCTGCGGCTCGCCTCCCGTGTCGCCGCCGTCCGGGAGGCGGGCGGATTCGCCGCGTACGCGACCCAGCGGTACAGCGAGGCGCTCGCCGAGTTCCGGGCCGCGCGGCGGATGACCGGTGGCGTCGAGCTGTGGCCCGTCATGGCCGACTGCGAGCGCGGGCTCGGGCGGCCGGAGAAGGCGCTCGACATGGCCGGCGCTCCCGAGGTGAACAAGCTCGACAAGGCCGGCCAGGTGGAGATGCGGCTCGTAGCGGCGGGCGCACGGCGCGACATGGGGCAGCTCGACGCGGCCATCGTGACGTTGCAGAGCCCCGAGCTGGCGGCCGGCTCCGTGCAGCCGTGGACCGCGCGGCTGCGGTACGCGTACG is part of the Streptomyces asoensis genome and harbors:
- a CDS encoding tetratricopeptide repeat protein, coding for MPIPEDVTGDEIDKDVRQELQSLPKTLAEDVAKNLVMVARLIDEDPEGAYGYSKVALRLASRVAAVREAGGFAAYATQRYSEALAEFRAARRMTGGVELWPVMADCERGLGRPEKALDMAGAPEVNKLDKAGQVEMRLVAAGARRDMGQLDAAIVTLQSPELAAGSVQPWTARLRYAYADALLAAGREGEAREWFAKALEADRDGSTDASDRLAELDGVDFVDALDEEGTDGTDATVVEKAADEADGPVEAEAEADAGAVRERDADDRD